A window of Nocardiopsis sp. Huas11 genomic DNA:
CCGAGGCGGAGTCGGACGCGGAGCCCGCGGTCCTGGGCGAGGGCGACTTCATCACGCAGGAGCACGAGACGTCGGGCACCGCCACGGTGTTGGAGCTGCCCGACGGCACGCGCCACGTGCGGTTGGCGGACCTGGCCACGAGCGACGGCCCCGACCTGCACGTGTGGATCACCGACCAGGAGGCGGGCGGCGACTGGTACAAGTACGGCGACGGCCGCCACGTCGCCCTGGGAGAGCTCAAGGGCACCGAGGGGGACGCCAACTACGAGATCCCCGCGGACGCCGACCTCGACGGGATGACGAGCGTGGTCGTCTGGTGCGAACGCTTCTCGGTGGCCTTCGGCTCCGCGCCGGTCGAGCTGTAGCCGGCGCACCCGCGCGGCGGGGAACGAACGAAGGGGCGGCCCGTGCACGGGCCGCCCCTTCGTGTCAGTACCGCTGCCGGTGCCGGTTACTTGGCGGCCGGGTCACCGTGGCACTTCTTGTACTTCTTGCCGGAGCCGCACGGGCAGGGCGCGTTGCGCGCCGTCCCCGCGTACTCGTCGGTCGTCTCGCTGTGGCGCTCGACGGAGCCGTCCTCGCTCGGCGCGGAGTACTGCAGCCGGGTCGGCTGGTTGGCACCGAATCCGGGGACCACCACGTCCTCCGGACTCGCGGCCTCCTCCTCGGGCGCCTCGGCCTCGGTGGCCTCCCCGTCCTCGTCCACCGCGGTCGCGACGGCCGTGGAACCGGTCTCCCCGCCGACCGCGGACGCGGCCTGCGCGGCGGACGCGGCGGTCAGGGTGGGCTCGGCCTTCTTGGGCACGCGCACCTCGACGTTGAAGAGGTAGCCGACCGACTCCTCCTTGATGGCCTCCAGCATCTGCTGGAACATGTCGAAGCCCTCGCGCTGGAACTCGATCAGCGGGTTGCGCTGCGCCATGGCGCGCAGCCCGATGCCCTCCTGGAGGTAGTCCATCTCGTAGAGGTGCTCACGCCACTTGCGGTCCATCACCTGGAGGATGACCTTGCGCTCGACCTCGCGCATCGTCTCCTCGCCCAGCTCGGACTCACGTGCGGCGTAGGCCTGGATGGCGTCCTCGACGACGCGGTCGGCGAGCAGCCGGCCGGTGATCGCCTCCAGGCCGCCGTTCTCGTCGATGAACTCGTCGACGGTGAAGCTGATCGGGTAGACCTGCTTGAACGCCGTCCAGAGCTTGTCGAGGTCCCAGTCGGAGGGGTCGCCCTCGGCGGTCTCCTCGGTGACGTAGCCGCGGAGCACCTCCTCCAGCATGCTGACCACCTGGTCGCGCAGGTCCTCGCCCTCCAGCACCTTGCGGCGCTCGGCGTAGATGACCAGCCGCTGGCGGTTGAGCACCTCGTCGTACTTGAGGACGTTCTTGCGGATCTCGAAGTTCTGCGTCTCGACCTGGCCCTGGGCGGAGGCGATGGCCTTGCTGACCATCCCGGACTCGATCGGCTGGTCGTCGGGGATGTTCATCTGGTTCATGAACACCTCCAGACGGCTGCTGTTGAACAGGCGCAGCAGATCGTCCTGGAGCGAGAGGTAGAACCGGGAGATGCCCGGGTCGCCCTGACGGCCGGAGCGGCCGCGCAGCTGGTTGTCGATGCGACGGGACTCGTGGCGCTCGGTGCCGAGCACGTAGAGGCCGCCCGCGTCGACGACCTTCTCGTGCTCCTCCTCGAACTCGGCCTTGGCCTTCTCCAGGGCCTCGGGCCAGGCCGCCTCGTACTCCTCGGGAGTCTCCAGCGGGCTCAGACCGCGCGCCTGGAGCTCCTCGTCGGCGAGGAAGTCCGGGTTGCCGCCCAGCATGATGTCGGTACCGCGACCGGCCATGTTGGTGGCCACCGTGACCGAGCCGAGCTTGCCCGCGCGGGCGATGATCGACGCCTCACGGGCGTGGTTCTTGGCGTTGAGGACCTCGTGCGGGACGCCCTCGCGCTTGAGCATGTTGGAGAGCCGCTCGGACTTCTCGACGCTGGTCGTACCGACCAGGACGGGCTGTCCCACCTCGTGGCGCTCCGCGATGTCCTCGGCGACCGCCTGGAACTTGGCGTCCTCGCTCTTGTAGACGACGTCCTTGACGTCCTCACGGATCATCGGCTTGTTGGTGGGCACGGGGACCACACCGACGTTGTAGGTCTGGTGGAACTCCGCCGCCTCGGTCTGGGCTGTACCGGTCATGCCGGCGAGCTTCTCGTAGAGGCGGAAGTAGTTCTGGAGGGTGACCTTGGCGAGAGTCTGGTTCTCGTCCTTGATCTTGACGCGCTCCTTGGCCTCGATGGCCTGGTGCATGCCCTCGTTGTAGCGGCGGCCCGGAAGGACGCGACCGGTGAACTCGTCGACGATGAGGACCTCACCGTCCTTGACGATGTACTCCTTGTCCTTGCGGTAGAGCTCCTTGGCCTTGAGCGCGTTGTTGAGGAAGCTGATCAGCGGGGTGTTGACGGCCTCGTAGAGGTTGTCGATGCCCAGCCAGTCCTCGACCTTGGCCACGCCGGCCTCGGTGATGCCGACGGTGCGCTTCTTCTCGTCGACCTCGTAGTCGCCCTTGACGACGTCCGGGTCCTCGCCGGGCTCGGGAGGGGTGTCCCGGCCGCGCTTGAGCCGCGGGGCGATCTTGGCGAACTCGGCGTACCACCGCGAGTTCTGCTCGGAGGGGCCGCTGATGAGGAGCGGGGTGCGGGCCTCGTCGATGAGGATGGAGTCGACCTCGTCGACCAGGGCGAAGTAGTGCTCGCGCTGCACCGTGGCGTCGAGAGAGAGCGCCATGTTGTCGCGCAGGTAGTCGAAGCCGAACTCGTTGTTGGTTCCGTAGGTGATGTCGGCCTGGTACGCCTTGCGCCGTTCGGCGGCGGGCATGCCCGGGCTCAGGACACCGACCTCGAGACCGAGGAAGTGGTAGATGCGGCCCATGTTCTGGGCGTCGCGGCGGGCCAGGTAGTCGTTGGTGGTGACGACGTGGGCGCCCTTGCCCGCCAGGGCGTTGAGGTACACGGCGAGCGCACCGGTCTGGGTCTTGCCCTCACCGGTCTTCATCTCGGCGATGTTGCCGAGGTGCAGCGCGGCGCCGCCCATGATCTGGACGTCGAAGTGGGGCTGGCCCAGGGTGCGGCGGGCCGCCTCACGAACGGTCGCGAAGGCCTCCGGAAGCAGGTCGTCCAGGGACTCGCCGTCCTGGTAACGGTCCTTGTACTCCTGGGTGAGCTGCCGCAGTTCGTCGTCGGTGAGCTCCAGGTAGTCGTCCTCGAGGGAGTTGACCTGGTCCTTCAGCTTGGTGAGCCGGCGCAGGATCTTTCCTTCACCCGCGCGCAGGAGCCTGTTGAGTATGCCTGGCACTTCCTATGCGCTCCTCGCAGATCGCGGTTGGCTCCACACGCACGTGGAGTTCAGATCTAGGCCCGCGGACCGCTTCCCGTGGCCGTGAAGGACGGCGGGGGTTCCTGGGCCCTCGGGCCTACATCCTAGAGGAACCGAGCCGCGAGCCTACCCCTCACGCGGGTGGGCCCTCTCGCCTGGTCACTGACGGCACGCGCCACCTGGTGAACGACCGGGGTGGTGTCGGATGTTCCCGCCCGCCACCCGCCATCGCGCTGACGTGCGCTTCGCGAGGGCAGCGCTACCACCCTTGACCGCGGGGTCTCGGGGACCGGCCTCGGGATATTTGCCCATCGGGGCGAGCAACCCGGGCGGCAGTGGGTAGTTTCCTCCTAGGGGCGTCTGGCCTGCGGGTACCCGGCGATCCGCCGGAGGGCCCCGCCACCGCCCCGGAGAGGTCACGACGGTGACCGGCCGTCGCGACAACGTACGTGACGTGTTCCCGGGAGGGATCACCATGCGAACGAGCCTGAATCGCGAGCGATCCACCGAGGTGTCGGCGCGCAACGGTGCGCCACGTACCCCGTTGGAGGCCATCGAGCACGTGGTCGAACGAGTACACCGCACGCCCCAGTCCTCGATGGAACAGGGCGACCCGGGACAGGCCTGGGAACGGCAGGTACCGGACGATGAGGCCAAGTACGGCCGTATCCGCGGATTCCAGCGCCAGGGCGGCAGTCTGGCCCCGAGCAGCTCCCACCGCGGGCGCGCTCCGTCGTGGATCATGGTCGCGCTGGCCTTCGCCGGGTTCGTCACGGGCGGGCTGGCCGTCGTCATGGGCGGTCAGGTCGTTCTCGGGGTGGTCGCCGCCGTGCTGCTCATCGCGGCCGCGGTGGTCGCCATCGCGTTCGACATCCTGAGCGACGTGGTGCTCGACCCGCCCCGTGTGGAGGACGAGGAGCGACACGACACTCCGCTCCACCGGATCAAGAAGGAACTGCCGTAACACCTGACACCAGGCAACACCTGACACAACAGGGCCGCGCCCTCCGGGATCCCGGCGGGCGCGGCCTTCGCGTGTGGCTGTCGGGGGGCGGTCCCCCGCCGGTCTCAGTCCACGAGTCGCAGGACTCCGTAGTTGAAGCCCTTTCGGCGGTAGACCACGCTCGGGGCGTCCTTCACTTCGTCGTGGAAGAGGTAGAAGTCGTGTCCGACGAGTTCCATCTCCATCAGCGCCTGGTCGATGCTCATCGGCTTGGCACGGTGGAACTTCTCCCGCACGATGACGGGCACGTCTCCCTGGGTGTCCAGCTCGACGAACTCGTCGGAAAAGCGTCCGTCCACCTCGGCGCCGTCGATCTCGTCCTCCGCGGCCCGCTGCGTGGGGGGCGCCGGGGTCGCGGTGGGCGTGGCGGTCGAGGGCAGTTCTCCGGGGAGGCTCGCGGTGGCCGCGGCGACGGAGACGGGTGTCCGGTTGCCGCGGTGGACCTTGCGCCGGTCCGCGGACTTGCGAAGCCGGGCCTCGATCTTGTCGATCGCCAGGTCGAGGGCGCCGTGCCGGTCCGAGGCGGCCGCCTCACTCCGGATGACCGGCCCGTTGGAGTGGATGGTCAGTTCAACCCGCTCGCGAACGTCGGCGAGCTTGGGGTTGCGCTCCGAGGACACCTCCACATCGATGGTCATGCCCTTCTTCTCCCACTTGGAGAGCCTCTCGAGCTTGTTCTCGACGTGCTGTCGGAACTTCTCATTCACACCGGTGCGTCGACCCTTGACGATGATGTCCATAGGACCCCCTTCATCGCGTGGCCGCCGTGAAGGCGACGGCCAGGCTGGTTCTGCATCCCTCCCGCCATGGGGGACGGAAGGAGTTTCTCGCGCGCTAGCCCCCTTCCGTCCGCGGTCCGGTCCGGCCCGGCCCGCGACTCGCTTGGATGTGCGTATACCCATCAGAGGCAGGGTCCTCACGCGCACCACCAGCGCGATTCGTGAGGCCCTCCCCGACGGGAGGAAGGACTTGTGCCGCCGACGGGACGAATCGCCACCCGGCCGTGGAGCGCCACTGACCGATCGGTTCGACGGCGGGGGGATTGAAGAGACACGACGGGGACGCGTACGGGTCGGGCGCCGAGGGGGGACCGTGGCCCTGGAGCACGCCGGGCACCGCCCCGTGGGACCCGCCTGTGACGGCGGGTCCCCCAGCGATGGCATGCCACCCGTCCGGCCGACCTGGTCTTCGTCCCCACATCCGCCTGCTGAGAGTTTCGCCGCTCTTGTACGCGACTACCGCTCTTCTCCCTGTCATGAGGGACATCGGGACCCTCCGCGGGGCAGGGCTTACCTCTAAGGCGCACCGTGATCGGTCGACGAAAAGTCGCCTTACGTGGGCCGTTTCGCCTGCGCCTGGCATCGGCTTGCCGAAGTCGCTCCCCGGTATCCCCAGGGGCGATGAAACTCCGGCGCAACCACGGACCCGGACGGGTGCCATACCTGGACCGTAACCTGTCCTGGCGCGTCTGTCAGGTGGCGATCACCCCCGCAACCCCCTGACAACCGCCGCAAACCCCCATGAACACGGCCTTTTCCCCTGTTCACGAGGGTTCGTAAAACCTTGGTGACCGCTCTTCGCCCTGCGCGGACAGAGGCGGAGGAAGGCGTTCGGCGAGGACCACGGCACCGACCACACCGATCCCCTCGGCCCGCAGCGCACGAGTCGCCTCCGCGATCGTGGCCCCGGTCGTGAGGACGTCGTCCACGACCACCGCCCGGCTCCCGGCCCGCCCGTCGCAGCGTCCGGCGGCGGTGAGGATGCCATGCCGGTTGGCCCGTCGGTCGGCCCGGCCCAGACCCACCTGGCGACGCACCCGGCGGCGGTAGCGCAGGAGCTCGGCCACCCGGCCCGCTGGGTCCCCGCCCGCCGCGGCGGCGCAGGCGTGCGCCAACCGTACGACCGGCCCCCGCGGCGGACCGCGACCGGGAACGGGCACGAGCAGGGTGCCGGGGTCGGCCCACCCTGCGGCGGTGTAGGCGGCGGCCACCCGTGCGCCGAGCGGCGCGGCGAGGTCGTCCGTCCCGTGTTCCTTGAAGGCCAGCAGGACACGGCGGTCCAGTCCGGCGTAGGGCCCGGCCGTCCAGACCGGCGGGCACCCCGTCCGGGGCCGGCAGCGCACCGGCCGCCGGTCCAGGCGGGCCAGGCAGGCGCCGCACAGCGGCCCGGAGGGGCCGCCACAGCCCGCGCAGGTGAGCGGGAGCAGGAGATCGAGCACGGCGGCGAGCAGGGCGCGCAGAGCCTGCGCGAGGCGGTTGGACATGTTCCAAGGATCGGTGGCGGCGGATCCGCCCGCCAGCCCGGATCAACGCCTGTGGACGACCCGCCCCGCGTCCCCCACAGGCCCCGATCAGCCGGGGAAGGTGGGCGAGCCCCCCTCGACCGCGCTCTGCCAGTTGAGCCGGTCCGTGGTGATCCAGATGTTGCCGTCGTCGGAACCGGCGATCAGCGGCTGGCCGGGGGCGCCCGAGATGTTGACCATGCCCGGAACCGGTGTGCCCGCGCTCGCCGCCGGGGTCCCGCCGTCCAGGGAGACCAGGAACGCCTGTCCGGTGCCGCCCTCGCGGTTGCCCAGCACGGCCAGCTGATCGCCCGAGCGCCAGGAGATGTCGGTGATCTCGTCCAGCTCCCGGCCCAGCGTGATGAACGAACCGACCGAGACCCGGCCGTCGCTGTCCGAGACCACGCGCCCCACCTGGAGCGACGTCTCGCCGTCGACCTCCGTGATCACGGCGGCGCGGGTGCCGTCGCGTGAGATCTGGAAGTTCACCAGCGACCGGTCACGCAGGTCCGACAGGTCCACGCTCACCACCTCGTCGCCGTCGCGCAGCAGCCACAGGTCGGTCGTTCCGGGCTCGGGCGCGGGCCCGTCGTCGGTCGGGGTCTCCTCGTCGACGGGCTCGTCCTCGGCCCGCTCGTCCTCGTCGGCGGAGTCCTCCTCCGCCTCCTCCGGGTCGCTCGTCTGCTCGGTCACCCACAGGTCGCCGTTGACGTCCCAGGACAGCGACGTGAACACCCCGTCCGAGAGGACCTCGGACACCTCGGCGCCCGGACTGGCGAAGGCGGTGACGACCTCGCCGCCGCCCACGGTGATGCCCGCGATCGTGCTCTCGTCGACCGAGACCGCGAAGTTCTCCAGCTGCACGTCGCCCGCACCCAGCGGGCCGGGTACGCGCTCGGCGTCGCCGATGGTGTCGGAGGCCCAGTCGGCCGCCGACCACAACTGCCCGTCGTGCGTGAAGTAGGCGTGGATCCCCGCGGAGATCGCGTTCGGGCTCACGCTCGACCAGAACTCGCTGGCCGGACGCGGCCGGTCGTTGCTGTCGCCGCCGGAGTCGGGGAAGGGCACCTCGTCGCCGTTGACGACCAGGGTGAACTCCTCCACCTCCGGCAGCTGGCGCAGCGTCCAGGCGATCTGCGCGGCCATCTCGAACTCGTCGACCTGTCCGACCCCGTCGACCCGGATGATCGCCGTCTCCGCGTCGATCTCGACGTCGGCCCCCACGCCCTCGGGGAAGGCCGAGTCGACCGCGGGCGCCAGCCAGTCCGTGGGACCCGCGACGAGCTTGTTCAGCAGCCGCTCGGCCAGCTCGTCGTTGCTCACCGGGAGGTAGACCGGGTCGGGGACCAGGGCGGTGCCCTCCGGGTTGAAGTAGTAGAGGTTGAACGGCCGGTGGGTGCGCTCCACGTCGAGCTGACTGAGGATCAGTTCGTCCGGCATGTCCTGGATGCGCCACTCGCCCTCGGGGTCGCCGCCCTCGCGGGCGAGCTCGAAGGGGACCTCCAACAGGTGGCCCGCGTCGCTCTGGACGTACTTGCCGCCGTCGTCGATGGTGGCCATGAGCGAGCTGCGCATCCGCACCGTGGCGGTGAGGCCGTCGGCGCCGACCTCCGTGTCGAGGCCGACCGCGTCGAGGTCGCCGAAGACGCGCACCGAGCCGTCGGGGGACCACTCCTCGCTCAGCGACGGGAACATGTAGCTCCGTGCGGCCTTGTGGTCCTCCTCGAAGCTGCCCATGTCCTTGAGGAAGCCGCCGACCAGGCCCTCCGGTCCGACGCCCTCCTGGGGGCCGGCCGGCAGCAGGCGCACGTACCCGCCATAGGGGTCGCTGGGGGTGTCGCCGCCGTCGCCGGGAACGACCGGGCCGGTCATCGGGACGGTCGCGCAGGACGCCAGCACGGCGCAGGCCGCGGACGCGGCCACGAGGGCGCGCACGGCACGGCCGCGGCGCGCGGCGCGCGGCGTACGGGTCGGTGCGCTCACGCGTCCTCCTCCAGTCGCTCGGCGGTTCCGTTCCCGTCCGCCGGTCCCCCGTTGGCGCCCTGGTCGCCCCTGTCGGGCCGGCCGGTCCTGTCACCCTTCTCGGCCTTCTCCGCCTTGTCGCCCAGGGCGTAGTTGCGCCCCAGGGCGATCTCCGGCGGGACCAGGGGCAGCGGGGAGCCCCGCAGCTCGGCTCCGGCCTTGCGCGGCAGCGACAGGCGGAACTGCGAGCCCTGCCCGGGCTGCCCCCACGCCTGGAGCCAGCCGCCGTGCAGCTGTGCGTCCTCCTTGGCGATGGACAGGCCCAGGCCCGTGCCGCCGGTGGTGCGCACGCGCGCGGGGTCGGCCCGCCAGAAGCGGTCGAAGCACAGGTGCTCCTCCCCCTCCTTCAGCCCCACACCGTAGTCGCGCACGGCCACCGCGACCGAGTCCCGGTCCCCCGCGGCCGCCACCACGACGTCGCGGCCCTCGCTGTGCTCGATGGCGTTGACGACCAGGTTGCGCAGGATCCGGTTGATCCGGCGCGCGTCGAACTCGGCCACGCACGGCTCCGCGGGCAGGCGCAGGACGACCTTGATCCCCCGGCGCTCGGCGATCTGCTCGGCGTCGCCCACCGCCTTCATGACCGAGTCGCGCACGTCCACCGAGTCGATGCCCAGGGTCGCCGCGCCCGCGTCGTGGCGGCTGATCTCCAGCAGGTCGGCGAGCAGTTCCTCGAACCGGTCCACCTGGCTCTGCAGCAGCTCCACCGGGCGGCGCTGGGTCGGGTCGAGGTCGTCGCGGTCGTCGTAGAGCAGGTCGCTGGCCATCTTGATGGTGGTCAGCGGGGTGCGCAGCTCGTGGGAGACGTCGGAGACGAACTGGCGCTGGAGCTTGGACAGCTCCTCCAGCTCCTGGATCTTCTCCTGGAGGTTGCCCGCCATGTCGTTGAACGAGACCGCCAGCCGGGCGAGGTCGTCCTCGCCCTGCACGGTCATGCGCTCGGTGAGGTCGCCGGCGGCGAGCCGCTCGGCGGAGCGCGCGGCCGAGCGGACCGGGCTCACCACCTGCCGGGTGATGACGAACGCGATCAGGCCCAGGAGGATGACCAGCAGGACCCCGACCAGGGCGACGGTGCGCTGCACGAGGTCGAGGATCTCCTGCTCGTGCTGGAGCGGGAAGATGTAGTAGAGCTCGTAGGCGTGCGTGAGTTCGGCGCCCACCACCAGCGCGGGCTCGGCCGAGCCGTCCGCCTCGATGCGGGTGTAGGTGTGGTACTGCTGGTCCGGTGCCTCCGACTGGCGGATCTGGTCGATGAGGCGTTCGGGGATGCTCTCGTCGACGCTCTCCGCGTCGACGGTCGCCCAGCCCCGCTCGTCGATCCCCCACGGCAGGATGACCACGCCGTACAGCCCCGTCTCACCGCTGCGGCTGGTCAGCTCGCTCGCGATGTTGTTCAGGAGCCGGTCGCGGTCCCCGCTCTCGTTCTCCTGGAGTTCGGCGAGGGCGTAGTTGAGCCCGGCGCGGTGGTCGTTGACCGCGGAGTCGATCTTGGCGTCGAGGAGCCCGCCCCGCACCTGGGAGATCAGCACGTACCCCAGGCCGGCGATGACCAGTATGGACAGCACCAGGGTCGTGGAGATGACCCGCAGGTGCAGCGACCGTCGCCAGTTGGACTGCACACCGCGGACCAGGGACCGGGCGGCGCGCTGCGCGAAGAGGTAGGCCCGGGTCAGCCCCGAACCGGGGTCGCCCGGATCCGCTCCGGAGCCGAGCGCGCCGGAGGACGGGTCGGTCCGCTCCCCATCGGAGGCGGCCCCCCGGTCCTCCTCGGGTGCGGCTGCTGTCATTGACCTGAACGGTGGATCAGGCGGTACCGGCCTTGTAACCGACACCGCGGACTGTCACGACGACCTCGGGGTGTTCCGGGTCCTTCTCGATCTTGGCACGCAGCCGCTGCACGTGGACGTTGACCAGTCGGGTGTCGGCGGCGTGCCGGTAGCCCCAGACCTGCTCCAGCAGGACCTCGCGGGTGAACACCTGGCGCGGCTTGCGCGCCAGTGCCACGAGCAGGTCGAACTCCAGCGGTGTGAGGCTGATCTGCTCTCCGTCGCGGCGCACGGCGTGCCCGGCGACGTCGATGGTGATGTCGCCGATCTGCAGCACCTCGGGAGCGGGCTCCTCGGTGCGGCGCAGGCGCACGCGCACACGTGCGACGAGCTCCTTGGGCTTGAACGGCTTGACGATGTAGTCGTCGGCGCCCGACTCCAGGCCGAGCACGACATCGATGGTGTCGGTCTTGGCGGTCAGCATGACGACGGGCACGCCGGACTCGGCGCGGATCTGTCGGCACACGTCGATACCGTCGGCGCCGGGCAGCATCAGGTCCAGGAGCACCAGGTCGGGCTTGGTCTCGCGGAAGGCCTCCAGGGCCTTGTCGCCGTCATGCACGAACGAGGGCTCGAACCCCTCGCCCCGCAGAACGATGCCCAGCATCTCGGCGAGGGCGAGGTCATCGTCGACAACCAGTACACGTCCCTTCATCGGCGTATCCGGCACGCGGGCGCGACCGCAACGCGTGCGGTCCGCACGGTGCCTACTCCTCTCTCTCCTGGAACTAGCGTCTTGGTGATCCGGTGCCTGCTCCCCGCGGCAGGAAAACCGGACGCGTTCCCCCAACCTTGCCACCTTTCGGCGCCGTTGGGAGAGTGGTCGAAGGTGTTCGGCCGTGTGGAGGCCGATGTCGGCCAACCGCGGCGTCGGCGCTGGCCGCGCACGGTTCCCACAAGATCATGGATTCGGCCTCTTGGTAACAGAAAGCATACAAAAGGAATGAAGTGCGTCGGTTGTACCGGTGTGCACCGCGAACCCGCCAATAGCCGGGGGAACCGGCCGGTAGGTTGGATTCCAGCACGACGAGAATCGCGCGCAGACGCTCGCGCAGCGTAACCGAACCCCACGGAGGGCGGGGCCACATGACCCAGGAGGACGGCCGCCGGGACGAACCCGAGGCGGTGCCCGAGCGCTCGGACGAGGAGCGGACGGACTCGCCTGGGGCCGCGGCGACCGAGGGCGGCTCCGCGGCGGACCCGGCCGCGCACGGGGACGGGGGCACCGCTTCCGGAACGCCACGCTTCGCGGCACCCGGGGACTCCGGGTTCGCGGCTCCCGGCGCGACCGCGCCGGAGGGCGGCCGGGAGGGTGCGACGACCCCCGACCACCCGGCTGAGGGCCCGCGGCCCGGATTCGCACCGCCCGGCGGGAGCGCCCCCGGGTTCGCGGCTCCCGGCGGAGGTTCGTCCGAGCACGCACAGCACGGCTACGCTCCGCCCGGCGGAGGCTCGTCCGGATACGCGCCGCCCGGCGGAGGCACACCCGGGTTCGCGGCTCCCGGCGGAGACGCCCCCGGGTTCGCGGCTCCCGGCGGAGGTTCGTCCGAGCACGCACAGTACGGCTTCGCTCCGCCCGGCGGTGGCGAGTACGCCGCGGCCGGGCACCCCCCGGCCGCGGGCCAGTGGGGCGCGCCCGGGCACGCGGTTCCCGGCGGCCACCCGGGCCAGGGACACCCTCCGGGCCCCGGCCACGGCGGCGGGCCGGGCCGGCCGCCCCAGGCGCCCAAGCCCGGTGTGGTCGCGCTGCGGCCGATGACCGTCGGCGACCTGCTCAACGGTGCCTTCAGCCTCATCCGGCACAACCCGAAGACCTTCGTCGGGGTGTCGCTCATCGTCATGGCGGTCGCGAGCATCGTCAGCTCGGTCGGCTTCGGCGGCTACATGTCCGACTACGGCCGCTTCATGGACCAGTTGCTCGCCGACCCGAACTCGATCGACCCCGACGATCCACTGCCCTTCTCCACCTGGTCGCTCGTCGCCCTCTACGGCGGCTCCCTGATCAGCTACGCGGGCACGATCGTGCTGACCGGTCTGCTGACCTGCGCGATCGGCCTCGCCGTCCT
This region includes:
- a CDS encoding glycerophosphoryl diester phosphodiesterase membrane domain-containing protein, whose protein sequence is MTQEDGRRDEPEAVPERSDEERTDSPGAAATEGGSAADPAAHGDGGTASGTPRFAAPGDSGFAAPGATAPEGGREGATTPDHPAEGPRPGFAPPGGSAPGFAAPGGGSSEHAQHGYAPPGGGSSGYAPPGGGTPGFAAPGGDAPGFAAPGGGSSEHAQYGFAPPGGGEYAAAGHPPAAGQWGAPGHAVPGGHPGQGHPPGPGHGGGPGRPPQAPKPGVVALRPMTVGDLLNGAFSLIRHNPKTFVGVSLIVMAVASIVSSVGFGGYMSDYGRFMDQLLADPNSIDPDDPLPFSTWSLVALYGGSLISYAGTIVLTGLLTCAIGLAVLGRKLSPSETWAAAKPRLGAVAGLALLQLAISVGLSVIVFGLIAVGVLIGFALISSGAEGAGAVVMILTVLIGLVGGLVLAAWISVRIYFAMPIVVLERLSPTRALARSWRLTQGSWWRVFGVLLLTLLLVGVVSQLLTTPFTVLSVVPSFLFPGEAWVPVAAGALIYVGTVLISSFTTPFTVGVSTLLYIDLRMRREGLDLKLHTASQAGHEVGPEIYLPERQA